In Mercenaria mercenaria strain notata chromosome 13, MADL_Memer_1, whole genome shotgun sequence, a single window of DNA contains:
- the LOC123529167 gene encoding mitochondrial substrate carrier family protein ucpB-like, whose protein sequence is MSELQHEEAWRFLLAGTSCMLAAAVTNPIDVVKIRMQLENEMAEQKGLTHLKGRYYNGWVKGCATIVKDEGIPGLYKGVFPSLMREGSYSTIRLGAYEPLKRVFGATDPAHTPLWKKICAGAMSGAVGSSIATPTDLVKVRMQAQGKLGHGEQKRYASTFSAFREIFREGGMRALYTGVGPTVKRAAILTATQIPAYDHSKHLILNAGLLTEGVPLHVTASMIAGFCTACTTSPVDVVKTRVMNQCQITKPYKSAFDCFAKTLRAEGPLGLYKGFIPNWMRIGPHTIVTFFVFEQLRKVIGMAPV, encoded by the exons TGACAAACCCGATAGATGTTGTCAAGATACGTATGCAGCTGGAGAATGAGATGGCAGAGCAGAAAGGATTGACTCACCTGAAAGGTCGATATTATAATGGCTGGGTGAAAGGATGTGCCACCATTGTGAAGGATGAGGGTATCCCAGGACTTTATAAGGG GGTATTTCCTTCCCTAATGAGAGAAGGGTCGTACAGTACAATACGACTTGGTGCATATGAACCATTAAAGAGAGTCTTTGGTGCAACAGACCCCGCTCACACCCCACTGTGGAAGAAGATATGTGCAGGAGCTATGTCAG GTGCTGTTGGAAGCTCTATTGCCACACCAACAGATCTTGTGAAAGTGAGAATGCAAGCTCAAGGAAAACTTGGTCATGGAGAACAGAAACGATACGCTTCTACTTTCAGTGCCTTTAGGGAAATATTCAGGGAAGGTGGTATGCGAGCTCTTTATACAGGAGTGGGCCCCACTGTGAAAAGGGCAGCAATTCTAACTGCGACACAG ATTCCAGCTTATGATCACTCTAAGCATCTGATATTGAATGCAGGATTATTGACTGAGGGAGTCCCACTCCATGTGACAGCCTCTATGATAGCCGGATTCTGTACAGCATGTACAACATCACCAGTAGATGTAGTCAAAACTAGAGTCATGAATCAGT gCCAAATAACAAAACCGTACAAATCAGCGTTTGATTGTTTTGCAAAGACATTACGTGCTGAGGGACCACTTGGTTTGTACAAAGGTTTTATACCAAATTGGATGAGAATTGGACCACATACAATTGTTACCTTCTTTGTGTTTGAACAGCTTCGAAAGGTTATAGGAATGGCTCCAGTTTAG
- the LOC123528456 gene encoding rho guanine nucleotide exchange factor 3-like — translation MMNEDGTMLSKLSHQDIKHQEAIYELYMGELDLIEDLNVVKNTYRDSMHKLQLMTDGELEQIFGPIDELMPIHEDLVNRMKGQRLPDGTTQEIGFQLREWIPSLKVYISFCANQVFGKALLDEKKNDPAVDDFLQRCQESPFSRKLDLWGLLDGARGRFMKYPLLLRSIHKYSSDWLDCQHLAEAVRLAEEVVAEADKKTGGAKCIYYRSRISYLYDDQKHPDIEKATSLLCNGTLKNNKGTKLQLFLFDTILVLTRLVTHNGQQGFQVYRDPIPVSQLVVEDLKDGEVKMGSFRSAFGSSQTSRNLLKVSFKDLSLGQSHTLMSTDEHDKRQWLTLLQQAVKVTQKDGTHQTDQNRANKQAD, via the exons GCAATTTATGAGCTATACATGGGGGAATTGGACCTGATTGAAGATCTAAATGTTGTTAAAAAT ACATATCGTGATTCCATGCACAAGCTACAGCTGATGACGGATGGTGAACTAGAACAGATATTTGGTCCCATTGATGAGCTTATGCCAATACATGAAG atttggtGAATAGGATGAAAGGCCAAAGGCTACCTGATGGCACTACACAGGAGATAGGCTTCCAGCTGAGAGAATGG ATCCCAAGTTTGAAGGTATACATCTCATTTTGTGCTAATCAAGTGTTTGGGAAGGCATTACTGGATGAGAAGAAGAATGATCCAGCTGTTGATGATTTCTTACAGAGATGCCAGGAATCACCTTTCAGCAGAAAACTTGATCTGTGGGGACTGCTCG ACGGTGCAAGAGGCAGATTTATGAAGTATCCATTGTTGTTGAGGAGTATTCACAAATAT AGCTCTGATTGGTTAGATTGCCAGCACCTTGCTGAGGCAGTGAGACTGGCTGAGGAAGTTGTTGCCGAGGCAGACAAGAAGACTGGAGGGGCAAAATGTATCTACTACAGATCAAGGATATCATATCTCTATGATGACCAG AAGCATCCAGATATAGAAAAAGCAACAAGTTTGTTGTGTAATGGTACATTAAAGAACAATAAAGGGACA aAACTACAGTTGTTCTTGTTTGATACGATACTGGTTCTGACACGACTGGTGACGCATAATGGTCAGCAAGGGTTTCAGGTGTACAGGGACCCCATACCTGTGTCACAGCTTGTTGTGGAAGACTTAAAGGACGGAGAAGTCAAAATGGGGTCATTTCGTTCAGCATTTGGTTCTTCACAGACTT CTCGTAATTTACTGAAGGTATCGTTCAAAGACTTGAGTTTAGGACAGTCTCACACATTAATGTCGACAGACGAGCATGATAAACGGCAGTGGCTTACACTCCTGCAGCAAGCTGTAAAGGTCACACAGAAGGACGGAACACATCAGACAGATCAAAACCGTGCCAATAAACAGGCTGACTGA